The Pleurodeles waltl isolate 20211129_DDA chromosome 6, aPleWal1.hap1.20221129, whole genome shotgun sequence genome has a segment encoding these proteins:
- the LOC138301663 gene encoding taste receptor type 2 member 40-like translates to MVPLFILISLAILVTTALWGIITNTFIVVINIKLWAQNKTPTSCDQILLTQAVFSFCFQCTNAANDFLLLLWSKLYFSDQVFPVIYVLLLFTIFSSFWFTVCLCAFYCVSIVTFQQPLMFLIKARLPKLVPWLLLWSVLLSLFTSVPAAWNIQREGAATAVDNFTTEVSALPKLSKQYLLMSSTLGCCLPLLFVGMFNLLIIYSLCAHSMRMQRGSMVGFSTPRLGASIGAARMVTALLFLYIFFYTSEILLILKTFAAISPWFCLCLFVIYAYSPLQSIILICGSPKLRRETLGILKGWRLVQRGHSGSQLVESLVVQTH, encoded by the coding sequence ATGGTGCCACTATTCATTCTGATCTCGCTTGCCATCCTGGTTACCACTGCTTTATGGGGAATCATCACCAACACCTTCATTGTGGTCATAAACATAAAGTTATGGGCACAAAataagacccccacctcctgcgaCCAAATCCTTCTCACCCAAGCAGTGTTCAGCTTCTGCTTCCAGTGTACCAATGCTGCTAATGACTTCCTGCTTCTCCTCTGGAGCAAGCTATACTTCTCGGATCAGGTCTTTCCGGTCATTTATGTGCTGCTGCTcttcaccatcttctccagctTTTGGTTCACAGTGTGCCTCTGCGCCTTCTACTGCGTCAGCATCGTCACTTTTCAGCAGCCCCTCATGTTCCTCATAAAGGCGAGACTGCCCAAGCTGGTGCCTTGGCTGCTCCTCTGGTCGGTACTTCTTTCGCTGTTCACCAGTGTCCCAGCGGCCTGGAACATACAAAGAGAAGGTGCTGCCACTGCAGTTGACAACTTCACCACAGAGGTTAGTGCTCTACCAAAACTGAGCAAACAGTACCTGCTTATGTCAAGCACCCTGGGCTGCTGTCTGCCCCTCCTGTTTGTTGGCATGTTCAACCTGCTCATCATCTACTCTCTTTGTGCCCACAGTATGCGGATGCAGAGAGGAAGCATGGTAGGGTTCAGCACCCCTCGCCTTGGGGCCAGCATAGGTGCTGCCAGAATGGTGACAGCTCTGCTCTTTCTCTATATTTTCTTTTACACGTCAGAGATTTTGCTCATCCTGAAGACCTTCGCGGCTATAAGCCCCtggttctgcctctgcctctttgtcatcTACGCATACTCCCCTCTGCAGTCCATCATACTGATCTGCGGCAGCCCCAAGCTGAGGCGAGAGACCCTGGGGATCCTGAAGGGATGGAGACTTGTGCAAAGGGGGCACTCAGGGAGTCAACTGGTGGAGTCACTAGTAGTGCAGACACACTA